The genomic segment CAATCAAAATCATGAGCACATTTCAAATAAGCTTTTACTGCATAGCGATAATCATGAGTTGCTTGTTGAGCGGTATAACCAGCATACTGAGAAGCAAACTCAGCAACAAAAGGACGGATAGGGATCATGTCTGGTTTGCCGTTTCTCATGGCGGTGACATACCGTTTAAGCCGGGATTGATAAAGTTCTTCGGTGGTCATCAAGAATCCTCCTTGTAAAGTAGATCGTGTTCCTTCATTTTATCATTCTTCATAATACTATCAAAAAACAATAGAATACTTTAATTGGTAAATTAATTTTCTCTCACTTTTCCGAAAGAGAAATTGAGAGGGATTCGATTTTTTTCTGAATTTTTAAATCTCCCTCTCATCCCCCTTTTCCAAGAGGAGGATCAATTGCTGAGCAAGGATTTTCATCCTCTTATGTTCCACAAGGTGGCATTAGGGCTTATTATATAAATTCCAAGATGTAGGCCAAGGGGAAAAAAGAAGGCGATTAAATTAGGAAAGAAAAGGGGAAATAGAAATTTAATATAAAAAAAAGAGAATATAATCACAACCCAACCGATGTCGACTAAAAAGGTGTAAATCAATTTTTTTAAGTAGAGGTCGACATCGGTTGGGTTCTATAGATTTATTCTAATCCTACGTACTCGTACATAGTATTTCCGGCTTGGCTGAAATCTAGCTCCTTGCCCTTTCCTTCTTTGAGGGCAACTCGGCAGAGGTCAATAGCACCATCTAATAAAAATCCAGGAATATTCAGGTCATCGCACAGTTTTTTCATATAATTTAAGTCTTTAAGTCCGAGATCAAGAGCAAAGTCCATGCGATAATTCTTATTTATATATTTTTCGCTATAAAACTGGAAAACCCAGTTAGAAAACACTTCATTGTTAAGGGATTTATAAAGCTCCTGTGGATTGATACCATATTTAGCAATAATTGGGTAGAGTTGGGCATAAATAAGCGCTTGAGAAAGTCCGGCGAAGTTTTGAGCGATTTTTATTAAGTGTCCGTTTCCCGATGGTCCTACATAGTCGTAATGTTTACAGTAACAGTGGAGAAGGTCGTCAACTTTATCAACATCTTCTTTGTCTCCAGCTGCGACAGCAATCAATTCTCCTCTATCAGCCTCAGCGGGACCAGCGATTAGCGGGGAGTCAACCAGACCGCCTCCGGCAGCCTTAATCTTGGCATGGAGTGAACGAGTCGACATGGGATAGCTGGTTGAGGTATCGACAATAATCTTTCCCTGAACCCCCTCGTTGAGAAATTCATTCATAATTTTTTCAACTACAGCAGAGTTTGGAAGGGAAAGAAAAATAACCTCACTATTTTTTAAAACTTCCAAAGGAGAATGAACCAATGCAGCTTTTCCTTTAAAGGATTGCATTGCATCCTGGTTGATGTCAAAAACGGTTAATTGGTTACCTTTCAGAATCAAATTCTTACACATACCCCTTCCCATATTGCCTAATCCAATAAATCCAACTTTTCTCATGATATCAAAATCCTCCCTT from the Candidatus Atribacteria bacterium ADurb.Bin276 genome contains:
- the garR gene encoding 2-hydroxy-3-oxopropionate reductase, giving the protein MRKVGFIGLGNMGRGMCKNLILKGNQLTVFDINQDAMQSFKGKAALVHSPLEVLKNSEVIFLSLPNSAVVEKIMNEFLNEGVQGKIIVDTSTSYPMSTRSLHAKIKAAGGGLVDSPLIAGPAEADRGELIAVAAGDKEDVDKVDDLLHCYCKHYDYVGPSGNGHLIKIAQNFAGLSQALIYAQLYPIIAKYGINPQELYKSLNNEVFSNWVFQFYSEKYINKNYRMDFALDLGLKDLNYMKKLCDDLNIPGFLLDGAIDLCRVALKEGKGKELDFSQAGNTMYEYVGLE